Proteins co-encoded in one Medicago truncatula cultivar Jemalong A17 chromosome 8, MtrunA17r5.0-ANR, whole genome shotgun sequence genomic window:
- the LOC11420770 gene encoding receptor-like protein EIX2: MVRFISSQNAPLSLLFSFVIILNINIVICETNTSCNQKDKQILLCFKHGIIDPLGMLATWSNKEDCCKWRGVHCNINGRVTNISLPCSTDDDITIGHKKNKTHCLTGKFHLSIFELEFLNYLDLSNNDFNTIQLSLDCQTMSSVNTSHGSGNFSNVFHLDLSQNENLVINDLRWLLRLSSSLQFINLDYVNIHKETHWLQILNMLPSLSELYLSSCSLESLSPSLPYANFTSLEYLDLSGNDFFSELPIWLFNLSGLSYLNLKENSFYGQIPKALMNLRNLDVLSLKENKLSGAIPDWFGQLGGLKKLVLSSNLFTSFIPATLGNLSSLIYLDVSTNSLNGSLPECLGKLSNLEKLVVDENPLSGVLSDRNFAKLSNLQRLSFGSHSFIFDFDPHWIPPFKLQNLRLSYADLKLLPWLYTQTSLTKIEIYNSLFKNVSQDMFWSLASHCVFLFLENNDMPWNMSNVLLNSEIVWLIGNGLSGGLPRLTSNVSVFEIAYNNLTGSLSPLLCQKMIGKSNLKYLSVHNNLLSGGLTECWVNWKSLIHVGLGANNLKGIIPHSMGSLSNLMSLKIFDTKLHGEIPVSMKNCRKLLMLNLQNNSFSGPIPNWIGKGVKVLQLSSNEFSGDIPLQICQLSSLFVLDLSNNRLTGTIPHCIHNITSMIFNNVTQDEFGITFNVFGVFFRIVVSLQTKGNHLSYKKYIHIIGLSNNQLSGRIPSGVFRLTALQSMNLSQNQFMGTIPNDIGNMKQLESLDLSNNTLSGEIPQTMSSLSFLEVLNLSFNNLKGQIPLGTQLQSFTPLSYMGNPELCGTPLIEKCKQNEALGEDINDEEGSELMECFYMGMAVGFSTCFWIVFGTLLFKRTWRHAYFNFLYDVKDWFMSRWT; the protein is encoded by the coding sequence ATGGTGAGATTTATCTCCTCTCAAAATGCACccctctctctattgttttcatttgtaatcatattaaatataaatatagtaatatGTGAGACAAATACTTCTTGCAACcaaaaagacaaacaaataCTTCTCTGTTTTAAACATGGAATCATTGATCCATTAGGCATGTTGGCAACATGGTCCAACAAAGAGGATTGTTGTAAATGGAGAGGAGTTCATTGTAACATAAATGGCAGAGTCACAAATATCAGTCTCCCTTGTTCCACTGATGATGACATCACCATTGGGcacaaaaagaacaaaacacaTTGCCTAACAGGTAAATTTCACCTTTCTATATTCGAGCTTGAATTTTTAAACTACTTGGATTTGAGCAACAATGACTTCAACACTATACAATTGTCGTTGGATTGTCAAACCATGTCATCAGTTAACACTTCTCATGGGAGTGGAAACTTTTCCAATGTTTTTCATCTTGACTTGTCTCAAAATGAGAAtcttgtgattaatgatttgaGATGGCTTCTTCGTCTCTCATCATCCTTACAATTTATCAACCTGGATTATGTTAATATCCACAAGGAAACACATTGGCTTCAGATATTGAATATGCTTCCTTCACTTTCTGAGTTATATTTGAGTAGTTGCTCACTTGAAAGTTTGAGCCCGTCTCTTCCATATGCCAATTTCACTTCACTTGAATATCTTGATCTTTCTGGAAACGATTTCTTTTCTGAATTGCCTATATGGTTGTTCAATTTAAGTGGCCTTTCTTATTTAAATCTTAAGGAAAATAGTTTCTATGGCCAAATACCAAAAGCTTTAATGAATCTTAGAAACTTGGATGTGTTGTCTTTGAAAGAAAACAAGCTAAGTGGAGCAATTCCTGATTGGTTCGGCCAACTTGGAGGTCTAAAAAAGCTTGTTCTCtcttctaatttatttactaGTTTTATTCCCGCTACTTTGGGGAATCTGTCATCCTTAATATACCTTGATGTTTCCACAAATAGCTTGAATGGAAGCCTTCCTGAATGTTTGGGGAAACTATCAAATTTGGAGAAGTTAGTTGTTGATGAAAATCCTCTATCTGGAGTTCTATCTGATAGAAATTTTGCTAAGCTCTCAAATTTACAAAGATTGTCGTTTGGTTCACATTCCTTTATCTTCGATTTTGATCCCCATTGGATTCCCCCTTTTAAACTTCAAAATCTACGCTTAAGCTATGCCGATCTTAAACTTCTTCCATGGTTGTACACACAAACATCTCTCACCAAAATTGAAATATACAACTCCTTGTTTAAAAATGTATCACAAGACATGTTTTGGAGTTTGGCATCACATtgtgtatttctttttttagagaataatgaCATGCCTTGGAACATGTCAAATGTGTTGCTGAACTCTGAAATTGTATGGCTGATTGGAAACGGTTTGAGTGGTGGCCTTCCTCGACTAACTTCAAATGTGAGTGTTTTTGAGATAGCCTATAACAATTTGACTGGATCTCTTTCTCCTCTCTTATGCCAAAAAATGATAGGAAAAAGCAATTTGAAGTACTTGAGTGTCCATAATAACCTATTATCTGGAGGGCTCACTGAATGTTGGGTAAACTGGAAATCCCTTATTCATGTTGGTCTAGGAGCAAATAATCTAAAAGGCATAATTCCACACTCCATGGGTTCCTTATCAAACCTTATGTCGTTGAAAATTTTTGATACTAAGTTGCACGGGGAGATACCTGTGTCAATGAAAAATTGCCGAAAACTCTTGATGCTTAATCTTCAGAACAACTCTTTTTCAGGACCTATACCAAATTGGATTGGAAAGGGTGTGAAAGTTCTTCAATTGAGTTCAAATGAATTTAGTGGTGATATTCCTTTACAAATATGCCAACTATCCTCTCTTTTTGTTTTAGATCTCTCAAATAATAGATTAACCGGAACGATACCTCATTGTATACATAATATCACATCCATGATTTTCAATAATGTTACGCAGGATGAATTTGGAATCACATTTAATGTTTTCGGTGTCTTTTTTCGAATTGTTGTTTCGTTACAAACAAAGGGCAACCACTTATCCTATAAAAAGTATATACATATCATTGGCCTTTCCAATAACCAATTGTCGGGTAGAATACCTTCAGGAGTATTTAGACTCACTGCATTACAATCCAtgaacttgtcacaaaatcaaTTCATGGGAACCATACCAAATGATATTGGAAACATGAAACAGTTAGAGTCCCTTGATCTGTCAAACAACACACTTTCAGGAGAAATTCCTCAAACCATGTCgtctctttcttttcttgagGTATTAAATCTCTCGTTCAACAATTTGAAGGGTCAAATCCCATTAGGAACCCAACTCCAAAGCTTTACACCACTTAGTTATATGGGAAATCCTGAACTTTGTGGAACTCCACTCATTGAAAAATGCAAACAGAATGAAGCCCTTGGTGAGGACATAAATGATGAGGAAGGATCCGAGCTAATGGAATGTTTCTATATGGGCATGGCAGTTGGATTTTCAACATGCTTCTGGATAGTTTTTGGTACCCTTTTATTTAAGAGGACATGGAGGCATGCTTACTTCAATTTTCTTTATGATGTCAAAGACTGGTTTATGTCAAGATGGACCTGA